The genomic interval GTTGATCGCATCATAGGCTGGCGTAGAAGGCCCGGATACTTCATTAGAGGCTTCGGCATAGGTTAATAATACTTGTGCAAAACGCATTAAAGGCCAGTTCATGCCACTGCTGGTGGTAGTAAGATGGGCTTCATTATCAAAATGCTTATAGATATAGTATCCACCCAGGTCAACGGTTTTTGTTCTGTCGCTGCTGAGGGTAAAGTTTTTGTAATAGAACTGTTTTTCCTGTACCCGTTTGTCTCCCGGTTCATAAGATTCAACAAATTCTTTATTGGCGAAGATAGCCCCGGTTTCATCAGAATAGGCAGAAATACCCTGGTTGTAGGGGATGATAGATACCTGTAAACCATTTGAATTCACAATACTTCCCGAAAACTGAACCATAAAAATATGCTCACCCCGGTTTTCAGTGGCTACACTGTGCAATCCATCATAGGTATCAAACAAGGTATACTGGCCAGTCTGGATTACTTCGGCGGCTTTATCGGCTGCTTTCTGATAATACTCCGTTCCTTTTTGCAAGGGAAAACCAGCCATGGTGAGGTATACTTCTGCCAGCAGGGATTTTACTGCCCCTAAAGACACTCTTCCGGTGGTATTTGTAAAAGACAATCCGGAAGATTCGGCTGTTACCAGATCTTCTACGATCTGCGTATAGATCGCTTCCACTTCTGCAGGGCTTGGGTAAAGATCAGGCGAATTCAGTTCTACCGGTTTAGTAATCAGGGGAATTTTCCCGAATATCCGGACCAGGTTGAAATAGTAGTGGGCTCTCAGGAATCTGGCTTCGCCCAGGAATTTGTTTTTCTGTGCTTCGTCCATAGTAATGCCAGGTATCTTGTCAATGGCCAGATTGGCATTGGCGATTCCTCTGTAGTAACTCGTCCAGTAGGTGCCGCCATAGGTGTTGTCGGAATTATTAACCAGATTACGGACAAATATGCTATTCACGGCCTGTCCTAGTTCAGTATTGGCAAGTCCGGTGGCAAATTCCAGCATCATCCATGGCGCACCGTTAAAGCCGCCACCTGTCGTGGCCCGTAGGCTTTCATAGATAGAATTTACAGCGCTTTCGGCATGTTCGGGCTTATTAAAATAGGTGTCAACGGTAAAGTTAGACTTGTCTGGCTCTTCCAGGAAATCTGAGCAACTGGTACCGGCAAACAGCAGGGCACCACAAAGGAAAACTTGGCTGAGGTTTTTTATGGATATGTTCATAGGAGTTTCTTTTAAATGTTACAGAATTACAATCCGATGTTGAGGCCAAACATAAATACTCTGGGTTTGGGATAGTCATACAAGGCTACACCCTGATCGAATGTACTGCCAGATGTAGAAACTTCCGGATCATATCCTTCATATTTGGTCCGCAAAAAGAAATTCTGGGTAGAAGCAAATATCCGCAGGCGGCTTAAATGCAATTTTTCGATCAATTCCGGAGCAAAAGTATACGCGAGTAAGAGGTTTCTTCCTCTCAGGAAGGAGGCATCCTGCACCCGGTAGGTATCATTGTTGGTATTATACCCGGCAGATACTGGCCTTAATTCAGCCAGGGGTGTATTCTGGTTTTGGGGTGTCCAGCCGTTCAGTACAGTTTTAAAGCTGTTGGCAATACCTACCCGGTCTTCGGCAGAGTGCTTGCTTCTAAACAGTACATCATTGCCATACATAAATTGCAGATCAACAGTAAGGTCGAAGTTTTTATAGCGGAAAGTATTGAGAAACGTGCCAAATCCATCCGGAATACCTTTGCCGATAATTACCCGGTCGTTGTCATTAATAACCCCATCATTGTTGGTATCCTGGTACCGGATATCGCCTGGTTTTTTCAGGTATTTGGCTGCTTCATCGGCTTCTTCCGTTTTCCAGGTACCCAGGTGTGTATATCCAAAGAATGAACCTACCGGCTCTCCTTCACGGATTACGGTAGAACCTTCAAAAATATCAGCTCCTCCGGTTAAGGCAATAACTTTGTTTCTGTTGACAGAAAAATTAAAAGTGGTGTTCCAGGAGAAGTTAGTTGTATTAATGTTTACAGTATTTATACCCAGTTCAATTCCCCGGTTTTCCATGCTGCCAATATTCCGGCTCACGGTGGTAAAGCCGCTGCTGGAAGGTACTGGTGCACTCAGCAACATATCGGTGGTTAGTTTACGGTACACATCGAATTCCAGAGAAAGTCTGTTTTTAAACAAGCCCAGTTCCAGGCCAGCATCCAGCTGGTGGGTTTTTTCCCATTTTAAATCCGGATTAGCGAGGCGGTTGATACCGATACCGATTGCTCTGGTATCATTAAAAACCAGCTGATAATTTCCCATGCCTGCAAGCGCCTGATAAGCTGTAATTTCTGAGTTGCCGGTTACGCCATAGCTGGTGCGCAGTTTCAGGTTAGAGATCACCGGAATGTTTTTTATAAAATCTTCATCAGATAACCTCCAGGCCAGTGCGGCTGATGGGAAAAAGGCATATCGGTTGGCCGAACCAAATTTAGACGAACCATCCACACGGCCTGTGAATGTAACCAGATATTTGTCTTTCAAGCCGTAGTTGATGCGGCCAAAATAAGAATTCAAGCCATAGGCACTGGTAGAAGAACTGGGCGCAATTACGGTAGAGCCGGCACCTAGATTATTGAAGGTATAATAATCATCCTGGAAACGCTGTGACTGGGCTGTATTTGCAAACCTATCAACATGCTGCCAGGAAAGCCCTAACAAAGCATTAACAGAATGTATCTCAGCAAAACGTTTGTTATAGGTAAGATAATTTTCAAACTGCCAGGAATTATGGCGTTCGTTGGTAATGGAGGCATCACCGCCCTGGTTACGTGAAATATAGTTGAGGGTACGTCCGCCATAATAATCTACCCGCTGGTTGATAATATTCGTTCCCAAGGTTGACCGCAATTCCAGGCCTTCAGCTAAGCGGATATTGGCATATAAATTCCCCAGCATGGTTTGCGTTTTTACAAAAAATAAACGCTCTTGTAAAATATTCAGCGGATTGCCGCCACCTTCCATCCCGGGATAGTCTTCGTTGCCTCCCCAGCGGCCATCCGGGTATTTTACAGGGATAATGGGTAATGCCTCCAGCACCTGCCGCATGGCGATAATACCACCGGCTCCTAAAGGATCAACCTGGTTTTCATTCTGGTCGTTGTAACTGATGGTGCCACCTACCTTTAACCAGTCTTTGATCTGGGTATCCATTACAAAGCGGCCGGAATACCTTTTTAACCAGGAATTTCTTACCAGTCCATTTTCATTCCGGTAACCGAGATAAGCGCCATAGCTGTCTTTGCCATTGCCACCAGTAAAAGAGAGTTGATGATTCTGGGTAAGTGCCTTTTGAAAAGCTTCATCCTGCCAGTCGGTATCATATAAGGGATTGCCATTGGCATCGAATAGCAAAGGATTGGTCCGTTTGGTTTTAGGGTCAGGGTATTTGCCGCCAGCCCAGCCTACCGGATCGTATTTCTGTGCATTGGCATAGGCTAATTCTTCTACCTGCAAAAATTCCCTGGAGTTGAGCAAAGGTATTTTCCGGGGCAGTACGCCAATACTAAAATCGGTATCATAATTCACTCTTCCGCCGCCCTGGCTGCCCCGTTTGGTAGTTACCATAATTACGCCATTGGCGCCTCTTGCCCCATAAATAGCGGTAGCTGACGCATCTTTTAATACCTCAATAGAAGCAATGTCATTGGGATTGATATAATCGATAGGCGTACTGCCGTTGGTTAGATTGGTTACATTCAGAATCACCCCATCAATTACATACAGCGGATTATTGGTCACACTCACGGATGTATTTCCCCGGATACGGATATTGGCTCTTCCGCCAGGACGGCCGGAATTTACCGATACGTTCACCCCGGTGATTCTGCCAGCCAGGTTCTGATTCAGCGAAGCTGCCGGACGTTCCTGCAGGGTTTCTGCTTTTATCGTACCAACCGCACCAGTCAGGTCGGATTTACGCTGGGTTCCATACCCTACTACCACTACCTCTTCCAGAGATTTAATATCAGGTTTTAACGAAATATCTATTACTGAGCGGTTATTAATGGCAATTTCCTGGGTAGCATAGCCAATGTACGAAGCCACCAGCGTACCATTGCCATCGGGAGCAGTAAGGGTATATTTTCCATCCGAATCAGAGGTTGTACCAGTAGTAGTACCTTTTAACAGAATAGTTACCCCAGGCAATTGCTGGTTATTTTCATCGGTGATGGTACCGGTAATCGTCAGGGCTTTTACGGCTTCTGTGCGAAAAGTATTATTTGAAATGAGGTGGTTAAGACTGGTGCTGTTTTCCAGACCGGGTTGAAAGGCTGGATTATTTATGCGTTTAAAAGAGGTGCCATTTCCCAGATCGTTCGGTTTATCCTTTTTAATAATCACATATACTTTTTTTGACTTCTTAAATTCCAGGTTATAGGGTTTAAGCAAGTTATCCAGGACTTCATCCAGCGTTCCTTCCGCTTTAAACCGTTGGGTGATTTTATTGCGTACCAGTTCGCTCTTATATACAATCGATACATCGTAAGCTACTTCCAGTTCAGTAAGTGCTTGCTCCAGCGATAAAGATTGTAGCGGAGAACCGGCGGGAACTAATAAATCAGTTGTTGGTACAGGCAGGGAGGAAGCAATGGTTTGTGCGAAAGCAACCGGAGGAAGCGACAGCATCGCCATAAGTATGTAGTACTTTTTTAACTTCATCATAGGTATTTTATGGTTAAAGGATTAGATTAAATTTATCAAGAGGGATGATTTTTACTCATCCGGAACAAAATTCAATGAGTGATTTTACAATGTTGTTACTGTTTTTTTAAGAATACCAGCTGGTTTTTTTCTTTGATTATGGTATAGTTGAAGGATTCGGAAAGAACAAATAATATACTTTCGATACTGTTGCTGGGCACAGAACCTGTAATTTTCTGGTTGAGCAGGCTAGTGTCCGGAATACTCACTGTTAACCCATAAGTTTCTTCCAGGATGGTTTTTATCTGGGCAATAGAAGTATTTTTAAAGATCAGCTTATTCTGCGTCCATGAGAGGAATTGTTGTGGATCTACGCGCTTTTTTACATATCCGGAAGCTGTATTTGCCAGTTCAACTGATTCACTGGGGTCCATCAATACCTGTCTGGTAGCTTCTTTCTGCTGGATAAGCAATTTTACTTTACCGGATTGCAGTATGACCTGGGTACCGCTTTTTCGGTTTTTAACATTAAAGGCTGTTCCTAACACTTCCACGTCCATACCGGAAGTAGTTTTTACAAGAAATTTCTGATGATTGTGTGTATGCACCACCGAAAAATAGGCTTCTCCTTCCACCCAAACCTGCCGGGGTTCATCCTGGTCCCATTCAGCGGCATAGCGGATAGTGGAATTGCTATTGAGCATCACCATAGATTGATCCGGTAAGACAAGGCTTCTGGTTTTGCCATACGCAGTTTTGTATTCTATCATTTCCGCAGGCCGGAAAACCACATAGTATAATAAAATGCCTGTTAGCAAAATGGTACATACGGCGGCTATACGCTGATATCTGGAAAGGAGCCAGATCGGTTTTGGTTTGGAAGATATAGCTACAGGCGTATTATACTCTCGCTTTCTGGTCGTTTCAATTCTTTGCCAGAGTTTGTCAATCCGGCTATTGTCTACCAATGGATTTTCCTGCAAAGCCATCTTTTTCAGGATTTGTCTGGCATTTTCCACCAATGGCTGTTTTTCCGGATACTGCTGTAACCAGTTTTCCCAAAACCGGCTGCTATTTTTGTCCGGGAACAGCACCCATTGCTGAAACTGTTCATCAACAAGAAAATCCTCCAGTAAATAATCCAAATATTCCATCAAAAATCACAATTAATGACCTTTATTAGCAAAGGGCACTACTCCACATCCGGTACTCACATTTTTTGCTTTTTTTGCAAAATATTTTTGAAATGTATAAAAGGCTGGACCTGTACTCAGGCGATCAGAAAAAGCAGCAGGTGAAAGCTGATAAAGGTAGATATCAATTCTTTCCGCAATGCTTTCATGGAGCGGAACATCAGGTTTTTTACGGACTGGTAATTGATGAGCAGCAAACTGCTGATTTCTTCGTAGCTTAAGTTGGCATAAAAGCGCAAATAAATAATTTCCCGCTGATTTTCACTCAGTTTATTAATTCCCTGCTTTAACCTTTCTTCCTGCTCGTAGTTGAGCTGGTTTAAGATCAGTAATGTTTCGTGAGGGAATACTATATCTGCATCAAATTCGTCTGTAATGGAGGTGGTACTTTGTAAGCTTGTCCGGTGCCGGGCAACAACTCTGATGATTTTTCTTTTCAGCGCTTTAAACAGATATAGTTTCACAGCATCGGTATCTCCCAGATGCTCTTTTCTCCCCCATAGTTCTATAAACAGGTCGTGAATACAATCTTCTACAATATCCGTATCTTTTACCAGCTTCATCCCATACCCAAAAAGCATTTTTACATACCGGCTGTAGATCTGTGCAAAGGCAGCTTCATTCCCATTCTTAAACTTTCTCCAGACCTCTTTGTCATTCATAATACGCCACTGTTTTGGATAATTTGAACGAATAATCTATTATTAATTTCCTTGTAAAACCCTACAATAAATAGAAGAAATTATACTGCTGAAATATAAATATTACAAGCTTTTTTGTATAGGTTATATCTAAAAAATACTTGTAAAAGTCACAATTTATAGTAAAAAAAATAAAAACAAAACACTTTTGGGGTATTTTCCCTTTTTCTTCTGGAACTAAAGCTGTTTAATTACCAGAATGAAAAATCAGTCTTAAAAGATTGGAGAAAGAGTTTAGTAAACAGAAGAATTTAAATTATTGATATCGATGATTTGACTCCATCAGATAATTACTGAGACAGATGCCAGATCCATGTGTGAATGGAATCGGCAGATAGTCTGTATGAGAATATATTCTGATTTGCCTGCGTATTTTCGCAATAGTTCATCTCTGATATCAGTACAACTTTTTGCAATACTGTAGTAAACCACCACATATTTTATCATATTTGAAGCCTTAGTCATTGCAGAACATTTAATAAATAGTTACAAATGCAAATCAACCACGCTTCTCTTATTCCTTTGCACAAACAGATTGAAGATTTGATTCGGGAACTGGTTGAAAGTGGAAAATATGATGGAGGAAAGCTGCTGCCTAAAGAAGAAGAACTGGCTAGGCGGTTTGGGGTTTCGCGCAATACAGTTCGCCAGGGGATTTATAAACTGGTGCTGGAAGGATTGTTGATCCGGAAAAAAGGCGTAGGTACACAAATAGCTCCCAAAACCATCACCACCCACCTGGACGAATGGCATAGTTTCACACAGGAAATGACCCGGAGAGGCGTTTCCTTAAAAAATTACCTCGTCAAGGTTAGTAAGGAAGGAGCTGATACTGTATTAGCAGAAGCATTTCAGATAGACAAAGATACCCAGCTAATAAAACTGGAAAGATTACGTGGTGATGATAAAGCACCCTTTGTTTATTTCATTTCCTGGTTTCATCCCCGGCTTGGATTAACCGGTGAAGAAAATTTTCATCGGCCTTTATACCAGCTTCTGGAACAGGATCTGTCGGTGTTTCCCAGCCGTTCCAGCGAAGAATTAAAAGCAGTAGCTGCTGATGCAGTCGTAGCCAGACACTTAAATATTCAGGAAGGCTCGCCTGTTTTATACCGCAAGCGGCTGGTGTATGATGCCGGAAACCGGAGCATTGAGTACAACATTGGCTTTTACAGGGGAGATAAGTTTACCTACTCGATTGATATTAAAAGAAATACATAATTTTTAATTTCCTGTAGAATTATTTGTAATATTTCTTTACATTTGTTCATATGTTTGAACATATGAACAAGTATTATGTTGGATTGGATATTGGAGGTTCTCACATCGCAGCTGGCATCGTACAGGTTGGGACAGTGCAAACCATAACTCAATTTCCTGTTCTTACACAATTAATTAACAGTGCAGACAGGGCAGAGGTAATACTAGAGCAGTGGAGTAAAACCATTGAAGCTATCTGCCGGGACCACAATATTTCTGCACTTAATGGAATAGGTTTTGCCATGCCCGGACCCTTTCAGTATGAAAAGGGAATTGCAGCCATTGAAAGTTTGCACAAGTATGATGATTTGTTTGGATTAAATATCAGGACTATGCTGGTTAATCAGTTAAGCAGCCAGTTAGCCATGCAAGCAAGTCAGGTTGAATTTGTGAATGATGCGCATGGATTTTTGTTAGGGGCTGTTCAGGCAAATGGCTGGAAGAAAGATAAAGTGTTGGCTGTTACGATAGGTACCGGATTAGGGGGTGGTTTTTATTCCGATGGTCAGGCAAGGATAGAAGGGCCGGGGATTCCGGAGGGTGGATTTTTATACTATCAGCCATTTAAAGAAGGAATAGCCGAAGACTATATATCTACCCGCTGGCTGCTGAACAGGTTTAATGCTTTAAAAGGCAGCACCCTGCAGAATGTAAAACAACTGGTAGATTACTATCCGGCAGATGCCATCACTTATAAAGTATTTACGGAATTCGGCACTCACCTGGCCCAGTTTCTAACTCCCGTGATAGAGTCTTTTCAGCCAGATCAGATCATATTCGGAGGAAACATAATGAAGGCTTACGGGTATTTTAAAGAAGCTTTCCTGCAGACGTTAAAACAAACCAGCTATACTTACCAGATACATATGACAGATAATAC from Rhodocytophaga rosea carries:
- a CDS encoding GntR family transcriptional regulator, producing MQINHASLIPLHKQIEDLIRELVESGKYDGGKLLPKEEELARRFGVSRNTVRQGIYKLVLEGLLIRKKGVGTQIAPKTITTHLDEWHSFTQEMTRRGVSLKNYLVKVSKEGADTVLAEAFQIDKDTQLIKLERLRGDDKAPFVYFISWFHPRLGLTGEENFHRPLYQLLEQDLSVFPSRSSEELKAVAADAVVARHLNIQEGSPVLYRKRLVYDAGNRSIEYNIGFYRGDKFTYSIDIKRNT
- a CDS encoding SusC/RagA family TonB-linked outer membrane protein, whose protein sequence is MMKLKKYYILMAMLSLPPVAFAQTIASSLPVPTTDLLVPAGSPLQSLSLEQALTELEVAYDVSIVYKSELVRNKITQRFKAEGTLDEVLDNLLKPYNLEFKKSKKVYVIIKKDKPNDLGNGTSFKRINNPAFQPGLENSTSLNHLISNNTFRTEAVKALTITGTITDENNQQLPGVTILLKGTTTGTTSDSDGKYTLTAPDGNGTLVASYIGYATQEIAINNRSVIDISLKPDIKSLEEVVVVGYGTQRKSDLTGAVGTIKAETLQERPAASLNQNLAGRITGVNVSVNSGRPGGRANIRIRGNTSVSVTNNPLYVIDGVILNVTNLTNGSTPIDYINPNDIASIEVLKDASATAIYGARGANGVIMVTTKRGSQGGGRVNYDTDFSIGVLPRKIPLLNSREFLQVEELAYANAQKYDPVGWAGGKYPDPKTKRTNPLLFDANGNPLYDTDWQDEAFQKALTQNHQLSFTGGNGKDSYGAYLGYRNENGLVRNSWLKRYSGRFVMDTQIKDWLKVGGTISYNDQNENQVDPLGAGGIIAMRQVLEALPIIPVKYPDGRWGGNEDYPGMEGGGNPLNILQERLFFVKTQTMLGNLYANIRLAEGLELRSTLGTNIINQRVDYYGGRTLNYISRNQGGDASITNERHNSWQFENYLTYNKRFAEIHSVNALLGLSWQHVDRFANTAQSQRFQDDYYTFNNLGAGSTVIAPSSSTSAYGLNSYFGRINYGLKDKYLVTFTGRVDGSSKFGSANRYAFFPSAALAWRLSDEDFIKNIPVISNLKLRTSYGVTGNSEITAYQALAGMGNYQLVFNDTRAIGIGINRLANPDLKWEKTHQLDAGLELGLFKNRLSLEFDVYRKLTTDMLLSAPVPSSSGFTTVSRNIGSMENRGIELGINTVNINTTNFSWNTTFNFSVNRNKVIALTGGADIFEGSTVIREGEPVGSFFGYTHLGTWKTEEADEAAKYLKKPGDIRYQDTNNDGVINDNDRVIIGKGIPDGFGTFLNTFRYKNFDLTVDLQFMYGNDVLFRSKHSAEDRVGIANSFKTVLNGWTPQNQNTPLAELRPVSAGYNTNNDTYRVQDASFLRGRNLLLAYTFAPELIEKLHLSRLRIFASTQNFFLRTKYEGYDPEVSTSGSTFDQGVALYDYPKPRVFMFGLNIGL
- a CDS encoding FecR family protein; its protein translation is MEYLDYLLEDFLVDEQFQQWVLFPDKNSSRFWENWLQQYPEKQPLVENARQILKKMALQENPLVDNSRIDKLWQRIETTRKREYNTPVAISSKPKPIWLLSRYQRIAAVCTILLTGILLYYVVFRPAEMIEYKTAYGKTRSLVLPDQSMVMLNSNSTIRYAAEWDQDEPRQVWVEGEAYFSVVHTHNHQKFLVKTTSGMDVEVLGTAFNVKNRKSGTQVILQSGKVKLLIQQKEATRQVLMDPSESVELANTASGYVKKRVDPQQFLSWTQNKLIFKNTSIAQIKTILEETYGLTVSIPDTSLLNQKITGSVPSNSIESILFVLSESFNYTIIKEKNQLVFLKKQ
- a CDS encoding RagB/SusD family nutrient uptake outer membrane protein yields the protein MNISIKNLSQVFLCGALLFAGTSCSDFLEEPDKSNFTVDTYFNKPEHAESAVNSIYESLRATTGGGFNGAPWMMLEFATGLANTELGQAVNSIFVRNLVNNSDNTYGGTYWTSYYRGIANANLAIDKIPGITMDEAQKNKFLGEARFLRAHYYFNLVRIFGKIPLITKPVELNSPDLYPSPAEVEAIYTQIVEDLVTAESSGLSFTNTTGRVSLGAVKSLLAEVYLTMAGFPLQKGTEYYQKAADKAAEVIQTGQYTLFDTYDGLHSVATENRGEHIFMVQFSGSIVNSNGLQVSIIPYNQGISAYSDETGAIFANKEFVESYEPGDKRVQEKQFYYKNFTLSSDRTKTVDLGGYYIYKHFDNEAHLTTTSSGMNWPLMRFAQVLLTYAEASNEVSGPSTPAYDAINRIRKRAQLPDLSGLDQQTFREAIWRERWYELSFENVTWFDMARLRKAFNVSTKKFDNYVGHQFSYGPVLKERELLFPIPTAEIRNNKNLVQNTGY
- a CDS encoding RNA polymerase sigma factor, with product MNDKEVWRKFKNGNEAAFAQIYSRYVKMLFGYGMKLVKDTDIVEDCIHDLFIELWGRKEHLGDTDAVKLYLFKALKRKIIRVVARHRTSLQSTTSITDEFDADIVFPHETLLILNQLNYEQEERLKQGINKLSENQREIIYLRFYANLSYEEISSLLLINYQSVKNLMFRSMKALRKELISTFISFHLLLFLIA